DNA from Acipenser ruthenus chromosome 23, fAciRut3.2 maternal haplotype, whole genome shotgun sequence:
AACGGGGCGCCGGCGGAGGAGGACCCCGCAGCCGCGTTTCTAGCCCAGCAGGAAAGCGAGATCGCTGGGATTGAAAACGATGAAGGGTTCGGAGCGCTGGAAGGGGCTGGGTCAggccagcagcagctgcagccgcAGTCGGAGCCAAATTTTGGTGAGTAATCGTTAAAGGACAGCATTGCAACTACGGCGCAGCACGACGTGCATTTACTGTAGGCCCCTGTGTTAACAATACCAAGCCTTTGTTTATAAAATAAGGCACAGCAACACTAAAACAACGTTGATGGCATTTAGGTAAGGCTAGTCCGACGCGGTCCGTACTTAAATAATTAGCAACACATCAATCTCAttccaaaaaaaacaatgtctgaATACACAAATGCAGATTACCTGTGTTCTCATATTACGTGGATTTCAAACATGGCGatttcaaaacacatttatttttaatgatacacattttaaaaagtgacacGTCAGTAATCCCATGGGTCTTGCTAGTATTGGGCTGCGTTTGGAATGATAAAAAACTGTCACTTTGTCAAAGCTGGAACACCTTAGAATGACGCAATCTCTACACAGCAGCATGAGGTTTGATTTTAATAGTTGGTTTTCATGAGTCACAATACATACTTGTGTGAAGGCAGAGGGTGTAGGTCATGGTGGTCTAATTTATTATGGGCACTTTGAATTACAGTGTGTCACCACCAGgggtgaaaatgaaaataaatcactATTAAACCAATCGGTCAGTCTCATCCGCCTATAGATTTAAATGATTGTAAGTAACGTTGCCGGCACCTTCCCCCTGATCGAAGACTAATTTTTTAAGAAATGAAAAGCAAGACGGTTGTTTATTGAATTAATGACATCTGGAGTGCGTTAACTGTtataaaaaagtttaatttagtatcctgatttttttttaaaaaaccttcaAAACAATGAATATGACGTTATTTGTAAAATATAGGCGTTTTCTGAGCCGTGTGAAATAAAATCCATTTCAAAGTAAAATATTATGAATTCTGGGAACCGCTCTAGAGAGAAATAATATATCATTATGTTCTTAATGTACACGATGGAACTAGTAAGTTACCGAGTCTTTGAATGTTCCTCCCATGAAGATAAGCGTTTAAGTCATGCTTGTGTATACGCTAGTTATGTTAAATTAAACTTCATAAATCCAGTTGGTTAATGATAACGCTGACATGATTCCATCCCGTTTCCTCTTGTTCAGCTTTGAGGagccttttcaaaagcattttttttttcggaTCACAAGTGGGTCAAATGTACTGTCATCACTGGTGAAGCTACAGAAGTTAATGAAAATATTTCAATCACACTGATCCAGGAACAGATATTCCTCACACCTGCAAATCTGTACTGCTTCTGAAAGTCAGTGAATGAAGCTGGTCAAATAAATTCACTTCATTTTACTTCTGgtctgaacaaaacaaaaggacagTACAGATTATTCAACCGattccatttattttaaaaaaaaacatgcagaagTAAATCATTGATTTATAGATAATGAGCTGTTAAGCAGGGTTGGACCTGGCCGGCAAAGCTAATCATAACATGGCTCCTCTGGTAAAGCACTTCATCTTTGTGTTTCCCTCTTGCAGGTGATTTTGGAGGGGAGTTGCCCACAGTAAATGGAGATGTCTATCAGGTTAGTATTGTCAGGACGTCTGGTTACTGCTGTGAGGTGGTGTTGTCGTCTTCTTACAGACGAGACAGTGATGGAAGAAAACAACAGAGATTCTGAATCTCCAGGgagttgtttttcttctattcagTTTTGCTCTTGAGTCGACGGAGGCACATGAATAGGAAGTGCCTCACTCTCAAAGTCACAAATGGCCTAGTTCTTTCAGACAATGTATCCTGCCAAAGCATGCATTTCACCAGCTAGGAAGATTGCTTTATTAATCCTGCCAGATTtctcttaacaaaaaaaaatacagcagcactcGGACAGTTTTATCTTGTAATTGGATTCGATTCTTTCTCAGGGAGAGGATTCAGAGTCATTGCTCGACTGGTGAGACCTAATTTACTGTCGTCACATTAGCTGTACCACCTTATAGTTGTGTTTGCTACTGtccaaaatgtttgtttgttacaAGGATGTTGTAACTATTGTTGTTGACTGGGTGTGAATATTGACTGTTCCCTCTCTAGGAGTCCAATGGCCCCACTGATGGCTACGCTGCAATTGCACGCGTCGACCAGATCAGACAGGAGCCCGAGAGCCTGCGCCTGTGGAGGGAGGAGCAGAAAGCCAGGCTGGAGGAACTAGGTAAGCAATGAGAAACCCAACGGCACACGTTGCTGTCTCTTTAAGGTCTGATGTGACTTCATTCACTGGACCGTCGCCAGCATCACAACACAAACCAACCTTTGCAAAACATGTATCTAGCACTGGTAAACAGATCTGGTGTTTGGTGATTGTCCTTTTCTGCAGACGCTGCGTCCAGGGCGGCCGAGATGGAGTGGAAAGAGAAGGCGAAGAAGGAGCTGGATGAATGGCACGTACGTCAGAACGAGCAGATGGAGAAGAACAAAGCCAACAACAGGTATAGCAGGATCGTCGCAGCCTCAGGGCGCCCAGTGTTGTCTGTGACGCCGCATTTCCCGAGAGCAGGGGTGGcacttccagtcctggtctttgttccaaccctgttctaaattgtttagttaaaccctgaagtagttaatgatctcattttacctgttaaacctggagtggaatggccctccaggaccgtgattggacacccctgctctagagaaTAACAGGGCGTTTGAGAAGTCTGGAACCACAGACCAAGAAGCAAAGGATAAGACTGGAAGAGCCACATTGTGTTTATGCAACTCTTGACAGTCGCTGCGCAACATCAGTGAATAATATGACTGTTTTTCTGTTGGGTTATGCAGCTCCATACCTCTGCAACTACCCCTACAGCTGGTTGCTTACATGCCTAACGATCGGACCCACAGTGTAATCTATCACAGCGAGAGCTTCTGGGGCCTCCAGTGTTGGCAAGGCTTTAGATCTGAAGTATGCACTGGCCAAAAAAGCAGACACAGGGAGACAAATAGTGTTTTGTTTCCTTCCTAATAGATATCTTTTTGTTTCCTACATATCAGGATTTTACAGTATGAGTGGGTCTGTACAAAAGCACAATAGAAGGAACCACAGAAACAATTGTTCAAGCAGACTATATGCTGAtggatgggggggtggggggtgggttaTTGCAATTTAGCCCACACCTTGATGGTGGAGATGGATACAGCATTCCAATATAATCCACAAAATCATACTTTAACAAGTAGGACTGCATGAATGCTGTACATGTTTAAAGGAAAGCTTGGGATCAGTGTTaacttaattatttttgttttgtgcagttcTATATAAAGaacctattttttgtttttttagacctTTCTGTTACTGCAAGGCACTTTAGGCTGTACTGTTCTCTTCCACATTGTCCTGCAAACAACCCAGAGGATTCCAGCCTTTATGATCATGCCAGCTTGCTGTCTTTGGCTCCTCAGCAAGAGGAATAGATGCCAGCTGTTGATGGAGCTCTGCCTCCCCAAATCCAGTGCAGGCGGAAGAGCATGTCCAGAGCGGTCACAGAGTGTTCGAGCCTGGATTACGTCTGCCTGTTTGTTTTAGGATATATAGTGTAGCTTTGTTACTGTGCTTCTCTAGATTGTGATGTCACCTTTCCGGAGTACTGGGCTGTGGCATCACTAATGAATCGATCAGGACTCCTCTGGGATATGGCAGTGCCACTTCCAGCGCATCACTGGCTTGCATGACCCATTTTTAATGCCCTTTCAGCACAGTATCAACATTCTGTGAAAACGGGCAATACTAGAACCAGTGATCTGCACAGATAAGACTGATCTGTGGCAAACGACATTGTAAGCATTGTACTAAATGCTTTACTTTTTgacaaacattttcataaagtattgTGCTGTCTGATAATGGGACACTTCGTTAATGAACTTGCAGCCAGCTTGAATTATACCAAGGTGTTCTGCACTGGTAAATGCAGGAGCACCATGCCATACGTTAGAGCCGAGATCCACAAGCCCTGTACTAACCAAggcctttttttatgtttttcagcaGACTCTCTCCAACTCATGCACGGTATCTGTTTGTAACTATAAATCTATATTTACTACTTGATGCATTAACAGTGTTTCTTCCTTTTTGTTTTCTCTGACTTTAACCTGTGAACTTGCCTGCTGTATGAAACTCTGACTTATCTGTGTCTCGTCTCCttgcttctctcctctccctctctctctctctctctcgctcgctcggcGGACTAACATGCATGCATACTAGGATCGTTGATAAGGCTTTCTACGAGCAGCCCAACGCTGATGTGATAGGCTACGTGTACGTTGCAAAACCTTTTCTGTCTTTCTGCTTTAAAACTCTGATCAGTTACATAGGCTGGTAATTCTTGCAGTATTCCCCCTTATCTGTGAAAGGCAGAGTGTGATTGATTCTGAATTGAAGGGGTAGATAAAGAACCGTTAAGCAGTTAGGGTGGAATGaaacttgttttattttctgcaccTCGGTACATTCTCTATTGATTTGACACACGGCTACATGATTTCTCAGACCATCCTGGTTATGTGTCTCTTGGAAACACTCAAGTTGCTGTGTGCTTTTGAATCCACATCGATCCATCTTGTGATGTCTTGTTCCTTCCCTTACAGCTGAATTGCATcccccttttgtgtgtgtgtgtgtctcagccttGCATGAACTCAGTCTTTGTTACTGCATGTCTGCTTTTGATTTGCACAGTCTGCAATGCAATCATTCATCCTCTCCACTTGTGACTCGAGTTCATCTGGTGTGTTAGGTAACTTCACAGCCTCTTCCATACTATTACCCCAGTGTTAAACCCCCTTCCATACGCCTTACAAACAATGAAACACATCTTTTCTACTTGCCTTTGTTTATATATAGATAAAAGGCACTTGTATTAATACCATTTTCCATCTCTTCCTGTGTAGCATAGCTCCCATGTTTACCCTCATGTGGCTGCTCAGAgtttggtgtttgtttgtatgttgtTCATGTGTCCCTGTTCCTGTAATCTGCTTTGCTCCTGTCTTCATTGAGACCTGCTGTATGAAAAGGGACTGGTTACCGACTTCTACCTTTTAACATAGTggtgctattttatttatataagtgTTTCAGAATATCCTCTGGAGCAATAGAGCAATGACGACTGCTAcctgcgcttttttttttttttttttaatttaacaatttgacAAATAAGTATTAATAGCTGGTCCCTTCAAATGCAGAGGGTCATATTTTTAacttgcattatttttattttttttcatcgtTTGAGAGTCAGTAAACCAGGTATGGGAGATAGCAGGGCATGCATCAGAGTGCTTgtatacagaaatgtattgtgaTTTCAGGGGGGCTCTGCTGAATGGGAAGGTGTGGTTGTTTAGTACTGTTCTGTAAAAGCACTAGGCTAGCTGACCAAAGACATTCTGTATATACTTACAGTTGAAGACAGTCAGTTGTACTGGGATGATGCGAATAAACTTCTTATCCCTGATGAAACACAATCATGATCCCCTAGCGATATTTAAGCCTCATATTCTTAAATatgaaacttacatttctggATATAAAGGTACTGTCTGCAAAAATCATGTGTCTTAAATGTTGTCCTTCTGTTTAGCTACCTTTTATTGAAGGGGTGTGTGTCGATCACTATCTGTTCTGGTTCCTCAGATCTGTCATAATAGAATGCTATGTTGTATTAGGATTCCTGTAGGTTCCTATTTCCCTTAGTTCCGTTGTCCTCCCATGTAGCTAAAGTCAGATGTTAGGTTTATTAAAATGATGTCGGAGAACCAGACAGCATCAGAATGCTGTTTTCTAATAATCTGTGCCCAAGCCGTTGTCTTTGCTGTCCAGTGTGTTGTTGAAGCTCCTTGCGTTCTCTTCTAAGAGGCGTGTTTTCTTGCGTCTCATTCCCGCAGGGCGTCTGAAGAAGCCTTCCTGAAGGAGTGTGACGAGGACACTCCCGGTTCCGAGTGGGAGAGGGTGGCACGGCTCTGCGACTTCAACCCCAAAACCAACAAGCAGTCCAAGGACGTGTCCCGCATGCGCTCCGTACTCATCGCCCTCAAACAGGCACCCCTGGTGCGCTAGGGCTGGAGCCCCCGCTCCCACAATCGCACTCTCCATATCATGCAATAGTAGTAGCTAAACAGCCTTGTCTTTGTTGCCTGGACCGAAGATAGTTGATATTCTATGTTACAAGTGTTTCTTCCAAATCACTGTTCACAGTCTGTGATTATGGATGCAGTATCCCTTTAAATTGTCATACCAGCAGTGCTTGCTGTAATATCATGCTACAGTCTGCTCTTTCGTGGATAGGAAGGCAATTCAGCACACGGAAGGCATTGATCAGCCACTACCGTCTTTCTTGgctttggctgtgtatttttattCTACCTTCTGCTGTAATTTTTAAATCCATAAGAGGGAGCTATTGCATGAGGAATTCAGTTTCAAAGATCAAAATCGCATTTGGGCATCTTTCAAAACAACGTACTGAATCCATTTGATTCTTAATATTGGGAAATACATTgcttcaaaaacaaaatcaagTACCAGTTACTGGGATACTGCGTTTTATAATTGCTGATTCTTTTTCTTAATGTGCTGTTGTTCTCGTCTGTACATTCGCCAGTGCCATAAGCTGCTGTAGAtcgttttatgtttttgtttttggtgggATAGGTCAATGCTTTAGAACAGTTTACAATGTGTCCCAGTGAAGTGTG
Protein-coding regions in this window:
- the LOC117412921 gene encoding clathrin light chain B-like isoform X1: MADDFGFFSSSDNGAPAEEDPAAAFLAQQESEIAGIENDEGFGALEGAGSGQQQLQPQSEPNFGDFGGELPTVNGDVYQESNGPTDGYAAIARVDQIRQEPESLRLWREEQKARLEELDAASRAAEMEWKEKAKKELDEWHVRQNEQMEKNKANNRIVDKAFYEQPNADVIGYVASEEAFLKECDEDTPGSEWERVARLCDFNPKTNKQSKDVSRMRSVLIALKQAPLVR
- the LOC117412921 gene encoding clathrin light chain B-like isoform X3, producing MADDFGFFSSSDNGAPAEEDPAAAFLAQQESEIAGIENDEGFGALEGAGSGQQQLQPQSEPNFGDFGGELPTVNGDVYQESNGPTDGYAAIARVDQIRQEPESLRLWREEQKARLEELDAASRAAEMEWKEKAKKELDEWHVRQNEQMEKNKANNRLSPTHARASEEAFLKECDEDTPGSEWERVARLCDFNPKTNKQSKDVSRMRSVLIALKQAPLVR
- the LOC117412921 gene encoding clathrin light chain B-like isoform X4; this translates as MADDFGFFSSSDNGAPAEEDPAAAFLAQQESEIAGIENDEGFGALEGAGSGQQQLQPQSEPNFGDFGGELPTVNGDVYQESNGPTDGYAAIARVDQIRQEPESLRLWREEQKARLEELDAASRAAEMEWKEKAKKELDEWHVRQNEQMEKNKANNRASEEAFLKECDEDTPGSEWERVARLCDFNPKTNKQSKDVSRMRSVLIALKQAPLVR
- the LOC117412921 gene encoding clathrin light chain B-like isoform X2 produces the protein MADDFGFFSSSDNGAPAEEDPAAAFLAQQESEIAGIENDEGFGALEGAGSGQQQLQPQSEPNFGDFGGELPTVNGDVYQESNGPTDGYAAIARVDQIRQEPESLRLWREEQKARLEELDAASRAAEMEWKEKAKKELDEWHVRQNEQMEKNKANNSRLSPTHARASEEAFLKECDEDTPGSEWERVARLCDFNPKTNKQSKDVSRMRSVLIALKQAPLVR